The sequence tgacaccgtgtgctgtgctgcagtgctttacaatgacaatcacttcacttaagaaaaattataaaaatatccAAGCAGAGCATGtaaaaagtttaaagtgaagtgattgtcacatgtgatacacagcagcacagcacttggtgcacacagtgaaatttgtcctctgcatttaacccatcaccctgagtgagcagtgggcaaccattacaggcgcacagggagcagtgtgtggggacggtgctttgctcagtggcacctcagtggcaccttggcggatcgggattcgaaccatctgattacggggccgcttccttaaccgctaggccaccactaccacaTTTTGCAGGGTGATCCTGGTATGGCGTGGTTAGCATCGACCAAAGATGCTCTAGTGTGGTCCAGTGTTTGCAtttgacaaatgacaaaaatgtataatgctTCACACTGTGACAATAAATGTTCAGATAATGTTCAGATACAGACTTtggaacataaaatatgtatggGCTCCGTGAGATAATATTACATATTGCCATTTTATCTTATATTAACAGTCTGCTTATGGCACCCTGTCCTGCATTGGACCACATATTTCCACCTAAACCTTCTTCTAAATTCTTCTAAGTGCTTGACTAAATGCGACCCCCCTCTTTACACTAATGGCGCACTAATAATCCATCCTTTGACTGTGTGGTACTTTCCATATCAAAAGCAAATGAACGTTTCCAGtaacacaataataattaaggaaaaaaaaagaaaaacacacttaTCCTTATACAGATTGTGAGGTGAGAAACTTTCCACATATGTGACATAGAGGTTTCCGCTTCCCTTTTCATGCAAACTTTATAAACCCCACAGGCCACAAGAAGGACGAGGACTCCAGTAACCACAGCGAAGATGAGAACACAGATCCTGCTGCTGGCCACTGTGCTCTGCTGCATCTCTGCACTTCATGGTGAGAATTTCATATTACagtacagatgtgtgtgtgtgcatatatatatatatatatatgtgtgtgtgtgtctatatataaatatatattaccaTAACataaatgctgctttttttacagaacaaatcacacacacacacacacacacacacacacaaacactccaaGACTGATGATACTAGACATTTTAACTAGATATCCTTTTTTTTGATAATTAAGGTGTGAGGCAGAAAACTCAGTATTTAATAGTTTCATGCACTAACAAACTATCTGATGAAATTTGGTGCTATTTGAAAAATGCTGAATGATGGCGTCAAACAATTCCATCTGAACTCCCGCTCGTCTTTCCAGCCTTGTCATTCGGAAATCAGGGATGGTGCCGCTGCCGACGGACCACCGACTTCTTCGTTCACCCCAGGAACTTCGCCAAGATGGAAATCGTGCCCCCGACTGCGGGCTGTCGTCAGACAGAGATCATGTGAGTGGGTCAAAAAAACGAGTCAGCGAATCTGCTGCTAACGGGGGACCGCGGAAAAAGTAATGGGGTGGAGAAAGGACAAACATCCCTCAAGCAGGATGATTAAAAGCCTACAGTAGAGAATCATGTCTCACGCTGAACTTTCTGTGGAGGTGTTAAAAACAGAGATTAAAATCCTTACCTGTCAAATCCACAGAATCACGCTGAAAACCAGAAAGACTGTCTGTGTGAAGCCCGGAGTCAAGTGGATTGAGAAAGTTATTGACTTCAttaaagggtaaaaaaaaaaatttataataataattatgaaaacATGTATAGAATTTGCATGATGCTAGAATAATGGtgtaatcccccccccccccaacagtCAGAAGATCAGACAGGCTTCCACGACAGCTTCAGATGTTCAGACAGGCACCCGAAGAACCCAGAGCACAACATGAACACCACCCACATCTTCCTGCGGTACCAACACTG comes from Denticeps clupeoides chromosome 11, fDenClu1.1, whole genome shotgun sequence and encodes:
- the LOC114800063 gene encoding interleukin-8-like, with product MRTQILLLATVLCCISALHALSFGNQGWCRCRRTTDFFVHPRNFAKMEIVPPTAGCRQTEIIITLKTRKTVCVKPGVKWIEKVIDFIKGQKIRQASTTASDVQTGTRRTQSTT